CCGATATTTCCGCAACAGTTGCATCCCTTCCCAATTGTTTGGACAGATTTTCCCTTACTATTTTTGCTTTCTTTGCTACATCTTTCATTGACCTGCTTACTTTGATTATCCCATCGTCCCTTATAAACCTTTTAATTTCACCCATTATCATAGGAACCGCATATGTAGAAAATTTTACTTTGAATTTAGGATCAAAATTATTTATAGCTTTAATAAGGCCTATGCTACCTATTTGAAAAAGATCTTCAAATTCATATCCCCTGTTTAAAAATCTTTTAGCAATAGATGAAATAAGCCCTACATTTCGCTTTATGAGCAATTCTTCGGCATCCTTATCGCCAAGCTGGCTTTTGCTTATAAGTTTTAAAGTCTCTTCATGGCTTAATATTTGAGGTGGATTTTTGTTGCCGGCTTTTGTATCCATATCCACATCTCCAGTCATTCAATAGATTTAAATACTTTTGTCATAACTACCCTTGTGCCCTTCCCCGGCTTTGAATAAACATCCACAGTATCCATGAATGTTTCCATAACGGTAAAACCCATGCCGGATCTTTCAAGCTCCGGTTTTGTCGTAAATAAAGGCTGCCTTGCCTTTTCTATATCTTCAATGCCTTTTCCCTCATCGATTACCTCTACCGTCAGTTTATTATCCTTTATATCTGCTATAATAGTCACTTTACCCTCTGTATTTTCATATCCGTGAATTATAGAATTTGTAACCGCTTCAGATACTGCAGTCCTTATGTCCGATATTTCCTCTATTGTAGGATCGAGCTGCGATGCGAATGCTCCGACAACCGCCCTTGCAAATGCTTCATTTTGGGACTTGCTCGGTATCTCAAGTTTCATGTTGTTTTCGCCTTTCATATATCTCCACCCCCGTTACATATTTAAAAGTGCTTTATCTATGCTGTCATATAATTTTACAATCCTCAATATCCCCGAGATTTCCATTATCTTTTTTACCTGCATGCTTACATTCGCAACTGCCAACTTTCCCCCAAGTTCAGAAACTTTTTTATATCTCCCGATGATTACCCCGATTCCTGCGCTGTCCATAAAATTCACTCCGTTAAAGTCGAATATTATGTTTTTTATCGGGTTGTTATCTATCTGATTGTCTATCCTCTCCCTTATGGTCTCAGATGTATGATGATCGATTTCCCCTGCAATCGATACAATAAGCGTTTTATTTGCTACCTTAAAAAAAAGTTTCATTATAATACTGCTCCTTTCCCTTATTCTACTATTATATTCTACAATTAACAATAATTTCCTTCAATATCTTTGCAAATATTAATAATAATTTCTTATTTAAAACATTATTATTAATATGGGCAATATAAAGGGGTGAGATAATGAAGGACGAAATATTAAAAATATTATCCCAGCTAAAGGATAAAAAAATCTCAGATGAACAGGCTATAAAGCTTATCGATCTGCTGTATGACAAAGAGAGTCATGATGGAAGCACATATAATATGGATGAATCATTAAAGAACACCATTGAATATTTTAAAAATAACTGCTCTGATATGTCTGGAGAGCTTTATAAGGAACTTGAAGATATAAATAAAAAAATGCTGGGCAACATATCCTTTGACAACGATAAATTTTCAGCGTATTTGAAAAATATTGAAGGCAGGCTGAAAAATATATCGGAATCCTTATCCGATGAGATTTCAAAAGATAAGAGCAGTTCATATTCCAGGAAGTTTTCCGGAATAGAAAATTTAAAATCGGATGCAATAAATGAAATGCAAACAGATACGCTGAAAAAAACGTTTGAGAAACTAAAATATGACATAGACAGGATATCCATCGATGATTCTATCATAAAGGATAAACTTCCTGATTTTTTCAATAAAATAGAAAAGGATTCGCAAAAATATAATAATTACGTTAAAATAATAAAAAAGGATGCGTGTGCCGACTGCATGCTGGACATTATACTGGAGACTGCATGCGGAAATATTGTACTGGATAATCAGGAAGGTAACTCTATAAATGTGGGAATATATACAAACTCACAAAGCAAGTACACGGAGAAATTGATAGATTATAGAGAAGATAAAGGCCAGTTTAAAATAAAAGCCAGGCATCGGCCTGGCCTGTCAATAAGCCTTTATGCCTATTTGCCGGGCAAAAATTTCAAGGATGTATTTTTATCTGCCGCAAGCGGACGCATAGGTGCTGATAAACTGTCAGCGTCATCTATAACGGGTAAAGTTTCGGACGGCAAGATAAACTTCTCATGTGTCAGCTCCCGAGATGTAAAAATTACCTTATCCGACAGCACCGCCGATCTTTATGATATAATGTCGGAGAGAATATATATAAAAGGGAGCAATTCTGAAATCATCCTTGAAAGAATCAGCTGCCCC
The window above is part of the Clostridiales bacterium genome. Proteins encoded here:
- the sigF gene encoding RNA polymerase sporulation sigma factor SigF, encoding MDTKAGNKNPPQILSHEETLKLISKSQLGDKDAEELLIKRNVGLISSIAKRFLNRGYEFEDLFQIGSIGLIKAINNFDPKFKVKFSTYAVPMIMGEIKRFIRDDGIIKVSRSMKDVAKKAKIVRENLSKQLGRDATVAEISAELDVSPEDLAVAMDSMVSPEYLYEIIHQDDGSPVFLIDKLSADKDIDADVTDKIALKEVINKLEPKARQIIILRYFKDKTQTEIAKMLGISQVQVSRIEKKVLAKMRDIMT
- the spoIIAB gene encoding anti-sigma F factor; amino-acid sequence: MKGENNMKLEIPSKSQNEAFARAVVGAFASQLDPTIEEISDIRTAVSEAVTNSIIHGYENTEGKVTIIADIKDNKLTVEVIDEGKGIEDIEKARQPLFTTKPELERSGMGFTVMETFMDTVDVYSKPGKGTRVVMTKVFKSIE
- the spoIIAA gene encoding anti-sigma F factor antagonist, with the translated sequence MKLFFKVANKTLIVSIAGEIDHHTSETIRERIDNQIDNNPIKNIIFDFNGVNFMDSAGIGVIIGRYKKVSELGGKLAVANVSMQVKKIMEISGILRIVKLYDSIDKALLNM